The Micromonospora sp. WMMD961 genome has a segment encoding these proteins:
- a CDS encoding alpha/beta fold hydrolase: MTITTATVDTSLWLRRFHPAPDAPVRLVCLPHAGGSASYYHPVSRALTGVEVLAVQYPGRQDRRAEPCIDTVHGLATRVAEQVATLADRPIALFGHSMGASVAFEVARLLEEDGIVLKHLFASGRRAPSRHREEHIHQLGDNGLIAEMRRLNGTEGKLLDDDELIRMIIGAIRNDYKAAETYVYRPGPPLSCPITVLTGDSDPKVTVDEADSWRTHTTGPYSMKVYRGGHFYLNNHQTDILETIVDRLTSG; encoded by the coding sequence ATGACGATCACGACAGCTACCGTCGACACCAGCCTGTGGCTGCGCCGGTTCCACCCGGCGCCCGACGCGCCGGTGCGCCTGGTCTGCCTGCCGCATGCCGGTGGATCGGCCAGTTACTATCACCCGGTCTCGCGCGCCCTGACCGGCGTCGAGGTGCTCGCGGTGCAGTACCCCGGCCGGCAGGACCGTCGCGCCGAGCCGTGCATCGACACCGTCCACGGCCTGGCCACCCGGGTCGCGGAGCAGGTCGCCACCCTCGCCGACCGTCCGATCGCCCTGTTCGGCCACAGCATGGGTGCCTCGGTCGCCTTCGAGGTGGCCCGGCTCCTCGAGGAGGACGGCATCGTCCTGAAGCACCTGTTCGCCTCCGGGCGGCGCGCGCCGTCGCGCCACCGTGAGGAGCACATCCACCAGCTGGGCGACAACGGCCTGATCGCGGAGATGCGCCGGCTCAACGGCACCGAGGGCAAACTGCTCGACGACGACGAGCTGATCCGGATGATCATCGGGGCGATCCGCAACGACTACAAGGCGGCGGAGACCTATGTGTACCGTCCCGGTCCGCCGCTGTCCTGCCCGATCACGGTCCTGACCGGCGACTCGGACCCGAAGGTGACAGTGGACGAGGCCGATTCCTGGCGGACGCACACCACCGGCCCCTACTCGATGAAAGTTTATAGGGGTGGTCACTTCTACCTGAACAACCACCAGACGGACATACTGGAGACCATTGTGGATCGCCTGACGTCAGGCTGA